Sequence from the Argentina anserina chromosome 7, drPotAnse1.1, whole genome shotgun sequence genome:
TTAGCCTGTACCAGCCTTTTAGTCTATTatttcttgttctttgttttacCTTTTTACCCTTTTCCTGTAGgatatcattttcttctcaaaaGTAGAATCCGATTCTTGGCGTGATAGATGTGAAATTAATTTACTGATGAATTCTTTAtgatcttttgtatttgattgGAGATTGACTTTTACATCTCACCTCCATATTCTTACCTGTCATCAATTGTATTTTGGTGTactatttttttcaaaaaaaaaaaaaaaaagatcctGGAGACAGGGACATGAACAGTTTTGTAAGGTTGTCATTTTATTATGTTCTTTCAACTCCTGCAATTAAAAAGATTGGGCTTTGTATGATAAAAATACACTTGTTTTCATTAAAAAGAATTTTTTCTGTCTACTATTGAATGGCAAGGAAGTGAAATAACAGTAATTTGGCTTTGTGATTAGCTGATGACCGAAATTGTGCCTGCAATTTTAGAAACACACCCATGCATTTTGTAGGCTATGCGATGAACATGTATTATTGACCATTTGTTAATATTTTTATGCACCTGACTTTTTGACAGCCGAGGCAAATCAACTTGACAAAGGTGCTGAACTTTTTCAAAATACCGATGAAGCTAAAGAACAATTTGTTGATTATGGGTGGGCTAATATAGGAAGCTTCGATGATCTTGATCAAATTTTCAGGTAATTTACAATAACGGTTATTGACATCTGATAGAGGGTCATATCATTCTTTTTCAAGATAGTATGATCTGGGGGCAGTATCCTAATTAAAGACAAGTTTCCTAACAATCATTTCCACACAAGTTTCTGATTTAAgtaatatgatgtgtgatctaTTATACTCTGAAGTAAGCTTTTGGTATATGGACAGAAGATGGTCTCCTGCTGTAATAAATGTAGCAAGTGCTAAATTATTTCTGAAATTTAAGACCACAaagaatataattttttttatctggcTATGGTATCTGTTTCCATAGCTTCCATAGCTATTTAGCTTTCCATCTTTCAGGAGTATACAGTTGTACTATTTttgacccccccccccccccccaaaaaaaaaaaaaccccacTTTTAATGTACAAGTTGCCCCTTAGTTTGCTTCCcttgaaaaaaagaagaaaaaaattttaCAATTGTATATGACCCCTCTCACATTTGATGATTTTACAGCAATGATGGATTCAGCCAGGGAAGTCTTGGTAATGTGGATGAGCTTTGGTCATCCAGGGATGCAACTAATAGTCCAATCAAAGCATTTCCTGTGACTTCAGACTCCCCAAGTTCTGGGTCAGGAGCATTAAGGAATGTGTCAGAGCGTTCAGAAATTAAAATAGAATATGTGCAGCAAGAGGAACAGGCAGTTTCCACTGGCTATGGGAAGACAGTTTATCCTGCAGATGGTCTGCGGAATACGCCTGTAACTCTTGATCATGTAGGATATGCTGTGGGAAAAAGTAAGCCCACAGAAAAGGACCTGGTATGATGAATAAATCAACATTGAACATTATCTGTTGGAAGCATGTTGCTGTTTTCACATAATTAAGTGAGTCAAGGAACTCATATTTTCTATTCGATGTTCACAGACAGGGTCTGACAACAGCACTGTAACAAATTTTTACCAAGCTGCTGTAAattcttcttcctcaactGAAATTCCTGACAAGGTAATGTtgtcttcttcatctccatctCTTTGTCTCAATATGTGGTTGAATGTTGGTGCAAACACTAATGTTGTTGAAATAAAACAATCATGCGGGTTAGATTTTTGTATGAAGTAACGATTAGGGTGTGAGGTGGTAGAAATAGATTCTTATTGAAAGATTTTAACATGTTTTGTAGTAGAGGTATGCTGAAAGAGGGAGGAGGAAttcttctgaaaaaaaaaaagaaagagggtGGAGGAATAGTAAATCTGTAAATGTGAAGTATATCTGGCTGCTTAGGTCCTACTGCAAAGATCATattaaatgaaaacatatggtCATTATTAGTTTCAAGTATTTGATGTTTTGATGTGTATCAGTCCTTTGTAATGTTTCCTTTATACACCCAGGTTCTTCTGCTCACTGTATACAAGAGATTTTGCTAGTACTCATTAATACATATTGTTTGGTTAAGTGTCCCTTTTGGTTTAAACCAATTAATAGTTGGAATGAAAAGTACTATGAGATTACTCATAGGTGTGAAGAGTATCATAGGTACATTATAAAATGTAGTAAAGTCAGCAACCGTAATATGTGCAGGTCATATGTGAAGGGAATTTGTCTTTTGTTATCATGGTATATCAGGCATTCCGGCTGTTCCAGATTTTTCCTTAGAAATCTGGGTATGGTGGTGATTGGAGCATGATGAGTCTTGGAATTATTGTTCGTGAGTACTTAATTATATTTGATTCCATGTTGTGGCATCATAGAGGGTTTTTGAATGCGTTCATGTCTGATGGAGAGCTAAAATGTTGGCCCCTTAAATGGTGTGACAATCACACTAGGAAACAGTGAACTTTTGATATCTGATTCCTGATTATAAGTGAAATGAGAAATAGGCCCCTTCGGAAGTCAAGGTTAGTTTTCTGTTAGACTAGCCCATGTCACAAACCTTTTTTCGTTGGCATGAAGGATATCAAGGTTTGAGGGTTCACTGGCTCTATTTTTCTTACAGTTCAATATTGCGGTAATCCAATAGTATCTTCATTGTGGTTAGAAAGAAGATTTTTAGGTTAGTTGAAGGCACTTCAACAACGTATGTAGATAAATCAGATGGAGTACATCCTGAAGTAGAGATTTTGCAAGTTATTGAAATTTTCAATGGTTAAGATGCCATTTGTCAACTGTATGCCCAGTATCACAATTATTATGAGGAGCAGCATTTGATGTTCTTGATGGCATTTTGGAATAGGTTTTGCAGAGACCTTCTATCTTGACATACTTtgttttcgggtttttttttatttggacCAAAGTTGCTGAAGGTTGTAGGGATTATCAATTTGTTTATGAATCAAATTTCAACCATTGAACAGTAATCACTGTTTAAGTAGGATGTTTTATTGGTCAACTGATTAATAATAaactttcttctctttctaaaaaaaaactttcttCTCAGAGAAAGAATTTGGCTTTCTCACGCTTCCAATAACTGAGTAACAAATCTAAAACTGAAACGTACAGTGGATTTTGTGAAAGGTACTGATGAAATAAAGCAGGTTGTCGTACTACTGAAAGGGGCGTTGTACGACACATTCTTAGAAGCCCTTCCTACTTTATTACGTGTAGGTTTATACTAGTACAGAATGCATACGTAAATGTGAAAACATGTGTCTGAAGGTGAAAGCTGTGTGGGCAGCAAACTATGAAGTCAGTCTAAAATGAAGGTTCTTACCTTTTTGATTATTTCTATCAGTATGAACTTATGTTTCCTTTGTTCTCTAATGGTGTAACTTTATGGTATGTGCTTCATTTTAGTAGTTATATTGAGTCAAGGGAATCCTATCATACGATGATTCTAATGACTTTATCTCATTAGGAGTTGTGTTGAAGGTAGcatttgaataaaaaaaaccttgtctttattttaattatatttgtgTAAGCAAGGGTAGTGTTTGAGTACGATAAAAAGTTGATATCGAGAATGAAGAAGAGGTGGAAGATTTCATGTGGGGTTTTGGTGGGGCATCATTGTCTTCTGACTCTAAGACCACGGCTCTCTTTGTACATTTGGATATTCATCTTTACTTGGATGTCTTTATATTGGCTTTTATGTTCGTTTTTGGTATGTGCTCTTTGAGTCTCTTTACTTGTTTTTCATGAATGCTATTCGGTCTCCTTATTAAAATAGTAATCAATGTTtagttttcttcttcatgTGCTAGTGCAGACAATCAGAACTGTTAAAGTCATCTCTACAGCTTCATGGGAATATCATGTCAAATTCTCCCCAAAATTCTTAGTTTTGTTATATCGCATGCTAGATTGAGTTACATTGTTTTTCCTTCATACGAGCAGGTATCCAGGCAGAAGAAGTTTTTGAGGTCTCGTAAAAAGCTGGAGGACAAAAATGAGGGGAATTCATTGCAAGATCTTTATAGTAGTAATTGGTCTTCAACAAGAAACCCTTCCGGACATTATGATAACCAGTTGCCAAGCCTTATGGTTCAATCATCTCCCACATCAATTCTTGGTCACAAGAGACAACTTCAAGGATCTGAGTCTTTTCCATACCAGCCTGTGTCAAATCAATATGTGTCTCCGACTATGTATGGGACTGTCACTAATGCACGCCAGGCTATGCCAGTGCTTTCTCACATTCATCCTGGGCAGATTAAGCATCAAATTTTTCTTTCTGGTTCTGACGTTTCTCCAAGTAGTGCTATAACCACGTCAGCAGATACTTGTGCCACACTTCCGACCATGACTGCTCAGGAAAAAATCGAAAAGTTAAGAAGGCGGCAGCAAATGCAGGCATTGCTTGCTATTAAGCAACAACAGCAACAATTTAACCATCAAGTCCCATGCACCAATCAGACTGCCACACAAATTTGTCCCcaagaaaatcaaattcaGCACTCTGATAGAGCTGATCTGGAAGTTGAAGATTTAAGCACTCTTCCTTCTGTGGACCCAAATTCACCCATAGAACAAGATGATTCATATACAGTTTCTGCAGCCGTTGAATACTCAGCAGAGGACACAATACTCAACCGGCTTCAAGATATTATAGCAAAGGTATACTCTGCTTGAGAGTGAATTGTTTTGTACATGCGATACTAGATCTACTTACAATGCCAAAGTAATGTTTTACTGCAGTTGGACATCAACACAAGACTTTGTATACGGGATAGCTTGTTGCGGTTAGCTCAAAGTGCAGTGCAAAGGCATCATACAAGTGATACTATCAGTTCCAACAGTAAAAACAAGGAGGAGCCTGAAACAGTTGCAAAGGAGAAAATCAGTGGTTGTAACAGGTTTATAAGTTATCCCAGTCCTCTTATATATGCTTTATTTCCATTGGGTCAGAGGTGGTTATTCCTTTTATACTTATTTTCCCATTGTATACTCACTTTGAACAAGATTTAGGCTTTGTAAaagtatttaaaaaaaaaagcaaaaaaaaaaaaaaacaatgggGGAAGTTCTCGTACTAGGTCTTGTTTCTAGATATTCTTTTGGCATGGCAGAGCAATAAATCTGTTAAAAGTTTGTTGGGATTTTTAGTGTTAGGTGTGCTATACATTCCTCCATTTTATCTATATATTTGATGAGATATGTTATACATCGCTCTTGGTAGCTGAAATGATGAAGACTAGCGGTTTAGAGGAATTAATGTGAGATTATGTTCGGGTGCACAA
This genomic interval carries:
- the LOC126801798 gene encoding protein LNK2, with amino-acid sequence MFDWNDQELANIIWGEACESDDHIVPYPEATDEYLDKKVNNQESDTIKSTEHKALGSKVDLHGTELETSSNFKTSEGISTSGFGTDSWPDLSLSSLDKSEQHCMAEANQLDKGAELFQNTDEAKEQFVDYGWANIGSFDDLDQIFSNDGFSQGSLGNVDELWSSRDATNSPIKAFPVTSDSPSSGSGALRNVSERSEIKIEYVQQEEQAVSTGYGKTVYPADGLRNTPVTLDHVGYAVGKSKPTEKDLTGSDNSTVTNFYQAAVNSSSSTEIPDKVSRQKKFLRSRKKLEDKNEGNSLQDLYSSNWSSTRNPSGHYDNQLPSLMVQSSPTSILGHKRQLQGSESFPYQPVSNQYVSPTMYGTVTNARQAMPVLSHIHPGQIKHQIFLSGSDVSPSSAITTSADTCATLPTMTAQEKIEKLRRRQQMQALLAIKQQQQQFNHQVPCTNQTATQICPQENQIQHSDRADLEVEDLSTLPSVDPNSPIEQDDSYTVSAAVEYSAEDTILNRLQDIIAKLDINTRLCIRDSLLRLAQSAVQRHHTSDTISSNSKNKEEPETVAKEKISGCNRYTSMPDVETETNPIDRIVAHLLFHRPLDLSGKHSGAPESPASSKMPCERKTAGLVSLSNRVLPDSVKNKTYSHQESGNHCPDPDPRSADQKFPCMNKSENLSNTGPADGGGDTMEVEASN